The Malus domestica chromosome 17, GDT2T_hap1 genome contains the following window.
TGTTTCCTGTGCAAGTTATTGAAATATCAaacaactaattaattaaagtgatCAGACAatggcattttttttttttttttttttttttgtggatgATCTCCATTGATAAGGTTGAACCAacatacaaaaaagaaaagagaggagcTGGTTTATATTAGTTGTTTTCCTTTTGGCCAGAGACATCACCAATATGGCTGAGGCTGTTGTTTCGTTTGTGGCTGTAAGGCTCGGATACTTCATTCAAGAAGCCAAATTCTTGTATGGAGTCGGGGATATCGTTGACTTTGCACAAACCGAGCTACAGTTTATGAGGAGCTTTCTGAAAGATGCAGATAAAAGACAAGAGCATGATGAAACACTACGTATCTGGATTGCTAAAATTGTAGATGCTGCTTATGATCTCGAGGATGTCGTTGAAGCTTATACGTTGAAAGCGGTTTTAAAGAGGAGAGGGGGTATTACGATTACTCTGAAAAGGTTTTCTTGCATCTTGAAAGAAGGAGTTGACCTTCACAAGATTGGTACAGAAATTGAGAACATTACCACCAGAATTTCAAATTTGCGGTCGAGTTTGGAAACTTTCAACCTAAGAGAAATAAGGGAGGACGGAGGTGCCGGTTCCTTGCAATTGTACGAGAGGCAACACCTACTGAGGCGAAGTTACTCTCATGTTATTGAACCTGATATCGTTGGGTTGGAGGACAGTGCGAAGGAAGTGATTATGCAATTGATGAAAGAAGACAAATGCCTTGTTGTTTCGATTTGGGGCAAGGGCGGCTTGGGAAAGACCACTCTTGCGAAACATGTCTATCATCATAGTGAAGTTCGGCACCACTTTGTTGGTTTCGCTTGGGTGTGCGTATCTCAAAGATGTCAAGTTAGAAGTGTTTGGGAagcaattttatttaaactcatgtCTCCTACCACTGAGCAAAGAGAAGCAATTGCAAAATGGAGGGATGATGAAATAGCCCAAAAGATTTGTCTTACGCTTCAAGATTCGAGATGTTTGGTGGTCCTTGATGACATTTGGAGCATCGAGGCGTGGGAGTCTTTAAAAGCTGCATTTCCACACGGGGGAACAAAGAGCAGGATATTACTCACCACTCGCAAAAAAGCAGTCGCTTTGTGTGCTGATAGAAATGGTTTCCTCTACCAACCCCGACCACTAAATGAGAACGAAAGTTGGGAACTGCTCAGTAAGATAGCAATTGCTGGAAAGGATGATACAAGTATTTCCTCACCAAACTCTTCTATgactttttattattatcatttTAGTTATCGCAAGAACTAATTTCGGAAAATATATAGCTTTTCTAGTGCAACTTCGAACTCAAAACTTCACGTGTGAGGATTGATCATAGCTCAGGAAATGAAAATtgaactttagaaaacaagatgCATTTGACATTCAGTTTTGTTAAAGATATCAATTGATACCGATTTTATTCTATTTAACTACTGTTAGATTGATTGTTTGATTGTTTATAATTAGGCTAATTGCTTGCAGTAAgctattatttaatttaatcctAGTTTTTCAGATTTACTTGTACAAATTTCTCCAAGAAAATGCTATAAGAACTCTCCTGATtctaactttttcttttctccttttttgtgACCTGCTTTCTCGATCCGTATAACTTATAATAAGATCCAGAAAACAAAGTTCATAGTGTATTGTCATTTGTCAAAAATATTGTTAATTGTttactctttttgtttttgttttctacaATTAATTACTGATTTTCTAAGTGTTGTTaattcagttttttattttttcagacTCTAGAAGCTATGCTAAGAAGAAAGAATTAGGAAAGAAGATGCTTCATCACTGTGGAGGTCTCCCATTAGCCATCACTGTGCTTGCAGGACTACTAGTTAGAAAAGACACGGAGAATGAATGGGATATGATGTTAAAAAATGCTGAAGAATACATAAGAAGAGGTGAAGGTCACGAAGAGGAATACGCTGGTTCATTGTGGATCTTGAAATTGAGTTATGATGATTTACCGTATTACTTGAAACTATGCTTTCTATATTTGGCTCATTTTCCTG
Protein-coding sequences here:
- the LOC103432333 gene encoding putative disease resistance protein At1g50180 isoform X2; this translates as MAEAVVSFVAVRLGYFIQEAKFLYGVGDIVDFAQTELQFMRSFLKDADKRQEHDETLRIWIAKIVDAAYDLEDVVEAYTLKAVLKRRGGITITLKRFSCILKEGVDLHKIGTEIENITTRISNLRSSLETFNLREIREDGGAGSLQLYERQHLLRRSYSHVIEPDIVGLEDSAKEVIMQLMKEDKCLVVSIWGKGGLGKTTLAKHVYHHSEVRHHFVGFAWVCVSQRCQVRSVWEAILFKLMSPTTEQREAIAKWRDDEIAQKICLTLQDSRCLVVLDDIWSIEAWESLKAAFPHGGTKSRILLTTRKKAVALCADRNGFLYQPRPLNENESWELLSKIAIAGKDDTNSRSYAKKKELGKKMLHHCGGLPLAITVLAGLLVRKDTENEWDMMLKNAEEYIRRGEGHEEEYAGSLWILKLSYDDLPYYLKLCFLYLAHFPEDSSIPVKRLTQLGRRSCTFHTAKTCRFIGNNGDVSYSCFNELVERCMVQVGDQGSIRKIKTCHLHDLLRDLCLLKAGEENFLQIVNFSHRNEAMYLFSSSTVTKVASTDKVRRLAVYLEGSADKLVPSRDESNVHIRSLSYFTPVDWTPRNIKLLRPIFKDFKLLRVLKLENMKRVVELSRDIGSLIHLRFLSLFNSDIRRLPSSIDVTICFNSLF
- the LOC103432333 gene encoding putative disease resistance protein At1g50180 isoform X1, whose translation is MAEAVVSFVAVRLGYFIQEAKFLYGVGDIVDFAQTELQFMRSFLKDADKRQEHDETLRIWIAKIVDAAYDLEDVVEAYTLKAVLKRRGGITITLKRFSCILKEGVDLHKIGTEIENITTRISNLRSSLETFNLREIREDGGAGSLQLYERQHLLRRSYSHVIEPDIVGLEDSAKEVIMQLMKEDKCLVVSIWGKGGLGKTTLAKHVYHHSEVRHHFVGFAWVCVSQRCQVRSVWEAILFKLMSPTTEQREAIAKWRDDEIAQKICLTLQDSRCLVVLDDIWSIEAWESLKAAFPHGGTKSRILLTTRKKAVALCADRNGFLYQPRPLNENESWELLSKIAIAGKDDTNSRSYAKKKELGKKMLHHCGGLPLAITVLAGLLVRKDTENEWDMMLKNAEEYIRRGEGHEEEYAGSLWILKLSYDDLPYYLKLCFLYLAHFPEDSSIPVKRLTQLGRRSCTFHTAKTCRFIGNNGDVSYSCFNELVERCMVQVGDQGSIRKIKTCHLHDLLRDLCLLKAGEENFLQIVNFSHRNEAMYLFSSSTVTKVASTDKVRRLAVYLEGSADKLVPSRDESNVHIRSLSYFTPVDWTPRNIKLLRPIFKDFKLLRVLKLENMKRVVELSRDIGSLIHLRFLSLFNSDIRRLPSSIGNLLCLQTLDLRLYGSTVIPNVIWKMDQLRHLYLPLNYSISDNDKLRLAPLRNLQTLQYVSTRYSDLNELADLISLRKLFIDVYECDLRNLEKIFKSTSLKFNLLQSLSVRNLRVQDSRVILLRKSRIIIKILAIYCN